A single window of Helicobacter pylori NCTC 11637 = CCUG 17874 = ATCC 43504 = JCM 12093 DNA harbors:
- a CDS encoding site-specific DNA-methyltransferase, with protein MQNLLIQAENAIALLFLLNDKNLKGKIDLIYIDPPFATNNHFTITNGRATTISNSKNGDIAYSDKVVGMDFIEFLKQRLVLLKELLSEQGSIYVHTDCKIGHYVKVMLDEIFGIQNFRNEITRIKCNPKNFKRMGYGNIKDMILFYSKGKNPIFNEPKIPYTPQDLEKRFPKIDKDKRRYTTVPIHAPGEVESGECSKAFKGMLPPKGRHWRTDVATLERWDKEGLIEYSNNNNPRKKIYALEQVGKRVQDIWEFKDPQYPSYPTEKNAQLLDLIIKTSSNKDSIVLDCFCGSGTTLKSAFLLQRKFIGIDNSNLAIQACKNKLETITKDLFVSQNFYDFLVF; from the coding sequence ATGCAAAACTTATTAATACAAGCAGAAAATGCAATCGCTCTACTTTTTTTATTGAATGATAAAAACCTAAAAGGAAAAATAGATTTGATATATATTGACCCTCCATTTGCTACAAACAACCATTTTACTATCACAAATGGTAGAGCAACCACAATTAGCAATTCTAAGAATGGCGATATTGCTTATAGCGACAAAGTAGTGGGTATGGATTTTATAGAATTTTTAAAGCAACGCCTGGTATTGCTTAAAGAATTGCTTTCAGAACAAGGCTCTATCTATGTGCATACAGATTGTAAGATAGGGCATTATGTTAAGGTGATGTTAGATGAAATATTTGGCATACAAAATTTTAGAAATGAAATCACACGTATAAAGTGCAATCCTAAAAATTTTAAAAGGATGGGCTATGGCAACATAAAAGATATGATTTTATTTTACTCCAAAGGAAAAAATCCCATTTTTAACGAACCTAAGATTCCTTATACTCCACAAGATTTAGAAAAACGATTCCCTAAAATTGACAAAGATAAAAGGCGTTACACTACCGTTCCAATACATGCTCCAGGAGAAGTAGAAAGTGGCGAATGTTCTAAAGCATTTAAAGGTATGCTACCTCCAAAAGGGCGGCATTGGCGCACTGATGTTGCCACACTTGAGCGTTGGGACAAAGAAGGCTTGATTGAGTATTCTAACAATAATAACCCTAGAAAAAAAATTTATGCCTTAGAACAAGTTGGCAAAAGAGTCCAAGACATCTGGGAATTTAAAGACCCACAATATCCAAGCTACCCTACAGAAAAAAACGCTCAATTATTAGACTTAATCATTAAAACCTCTTCTAATAAAGATAGCATTGTTTTAGATTGTTTTTGTGGTTCTGGAACAACTTTAAAATCTGCGTTTTTATTGCAACGAAAATTTATAGGCATTGATAATTCCAATTTAGCTATCCAAGCTTGCAAAAACAAGCTTGAAACAATAACAAAAGACTTATTTGTTTCTCAAAATTTTTATGATTTCCTTGTTTTTTAG
- a CDS encoding HNH endonuclease produces the protein MLVSHFLNDNIDPFNLGVLLSRFQIKNDRIYRVYSYKASKSVHGYEESKAQVLNALNTLSKHPIWKSNQESVTKIKGTFVFILENDLHLDENAFYKKLLNSLIDNDFFNRSHSMTPNQKRFLSGFFESRGSIDTQRNFLTSDYFFHSPLEFKKFHYLIDFFNIPSEALNFNFRELQPEYAQGINQRNAQFRIYLDWYSHHIGLFNPYKARIAEHVFKTTLAHDGIYYKLSYPPRTKYRGNSFIRRVRFYLKSVYQQDLDKKSIERLREQLGWIQKSEEFRRDSKIINFYRISTPNVCSACCGDYDIKERSFISLPLYKITQNPDSYYTEIHHVISLGKDQELDVLANLAKLCPACHRALKKGSSEEEFQKRLIRNILNHNKDNLEFAQLRFETDDFPTLIDRIYESLK, from the coding sequence TTGCTTGTTTCTCACTTTTTAAATGACAATATTGACCCCTTTAATTTAGGGGTGTTGTTGAGCCGTTTTCAAATTAAAAATGATCGTATTTATAGGGTGTATTCTTACAAGGCTTCAAAATCTGTCCATGGCTATGAAGAAAGCAAAGCGCAGGTTTTAAACGCTCTCAACACTTTAAGCAAGCATCCAATTTGGAAATCCAATCAAGAAAGCGTTACAAAAATCAAAGGAACTTTTGTTTTCATTTTAGAAAACGACTTGCATTTAGACGAAAACGCTTTTTACAAGAAACTTTTAAACTCGCTCATAGACAACGATTTTTTTAACCGCTCCCATTCAATGACCCCCAATCAAAAACGCTTTTTAAGCGGCTTTTTTGAAAGCAGGGGCAGCATTGATACGCAACGAAACTTTTTGACTTCAGATTACTTCTTTCATAGCCCTTTGGAGTTTAAAAAGTTCCATTATTTAATTGATTTTTTCAATATCCCTAGCGAAGCGCTGAATTTCAACTTTAGGGAATTACAACCTGAATACGCGCAAGGCATTAACCAACGAAACGCTCAATTCAGGATTTATTTAGATTGGTATTCACACCATATCGGTCTGTTTAACCCTTATAAAGCGCGAATCGCTGAACATGTTTTTAAAACCACTCTTGCTCATGATGGCATTTATTATAAATTAAGCTATCCGCCAAGAACAAAGTATCGTGGCAATAGCTTTATAAGACGCGTTCGTTTTTATTTGAAAAGTGTTTATCAACAAGATTTAGATAAGAAAAGCATTGAAAGATTAAGGGAGCAGTTAGGATGGATTCAAAAGAGTGAGGAGTTTAGACGAGATAGCAAAATCATCAATTTTTATCGTATTTCAACGCCTAATGTTTGTAGCGCATGTTGTGGTGATTATGACATTAAAGAAAGGAGTTTTATTTCTTTACCTTTGTATAAAATCACTCAAAATCCCGATTCCTACTACACTGAAATACACCATGTGATTTCTTTAGGCAAAGACCAAGAATTAGATGTTTTAGCAAATCTTGCTAAACTTTGCCCCGCTTGTCATAGGGCTTTAAAAAAAGGATCTAGCGAAGAAGAGTTTCAAAAACGCTTGATTAGAAACATTTTAAACCACAATAAAGACAACTTAGAGTTTGCGCAATTGCGTTTTGAAACCGATGATTTTCCAACGCTTATTGATCGTATTTATGAAAGCTTAAAATGA
- a CDS encoding centrosomin N-terminal motif 1-containing protein: MGTFIEKCFGFYQIREELEARIGGLEDENENLAVKISGLENSNDQLWQAKENLTKANAELKTEKENLNNQLNASQKQVTELEQSQQVLENENTDLTNKITDLSKEKENLTKANAELKTENDKLNHQVIALTKEQGSLEQERAQLQDVHGFLEELCAYLEKENQHLTDKPKKLESAQKDLENSNDQLLQAKENIAEEKTELEREMVRLKSLEATDKSDLDLQNWHFKSVIEDLKRQNRKLEEENMALKERVDGLKEQP, from the coding sequence ATGGGAACATTCATTGAAAAATGTTTTGGCTTCTATCAAATAAGAGAAGAATTAGAAGCTCGCATCGGTGGGTTAGAAGATGAAAACGAAAACTTAGCTGTAAAAATCAGTGGGTTAGAAAACTCTAACGATCAATTATGGCAAGCTAAAGAAAATCTAACTAAAGCAAACGCCGAGCTGAAAACCGAAAAAGAAAATCTAAACAATCAGCTTAATGCATCACAAAAGCAAGTGACAGAGTTAGAACAATCTCAGCAAGTTTTAGAAAATGAAAACACCGATCTAACTAACAAGATCACCGATTTATCAAAAGAAAAAGAAAATCTAACTAAAGCAAACGCCGAGCTGAAAACCGAAAACGACAAGCTCAACCACCAAGTTATCGCGCTCACCAAAGAGCAGGGTAGTCTCGAACAAGAGCGAGCGCAATTGCAAGATGTGCATGGGTTTTTAGAAGAATTATGCGCTTATTTAGAAAAAGAAAACCAACACCTAACCGACAAACCCAAAAAGTTAGAAAGCGCTCAAAAAGATTTAGAAAACTCTAACGATCAGCTATTACAGGCTAAAGAAAACATAGCCGAAGAAAAAACAGAATTGGAGCGAGAAATGGTGCGCCTGAAGAGCTTAGAAGCCACAGACAAAAGCGATCTGGACTTGCAAAATTGGCATTTTAAAAGCGTAATAGAGGATCTCAAACGCCAAAACAGAAAATTAGAAGAAGAGAACATGGCGCTCAAAGAGAGGGTTGATGGCTTGAAAGAGCAACCCTAA
- a CDS encoding ATP-binding protein — protein sequence MIDVNGLLKELDDALDKVVAKKEPESFLKPIASQIEEYQKSIRQIQAQFTDAPKFNEEGAYPQFLRCGLLEIKGKNGANMEFLLPKVYPFPPKSLYIEHEKDGQFLREMLMRLLSSTPLVQLEVILIDALSLGVFSIWPEGF from the coding sequence ATGATTGATGTGAATGGTTTATTAAAAGAACTGGACGATGCCTTAGATAAAGTTGTTGCTAAAAAAGAGCCAGAGAGTTTTCTCAAGCCGATCGCCTCACAAATAGAGGAGTATCAAAAGAGTATCAGGCAAATTCAAGCACAATTCACAGACGCGCCAAAGTTCAATGAAGAGGGCGCTTACCCACAATTTTTAAGATGTGGTTTATTGGAAATTAAAGGCAAAAATGGCGCTAATATGGAATTTTTATTGCCTAAAGTTTATCCTTTCCCCCCTAAAAGCTTGTATATAGAGCATGAAAAAGACGGGCAGTTTTTGAGAGAAATGCTCATGCGCTTACTCTCCAGCACGCCTTTAGTGCAATTGGAAGTGATCTTAATTGATGCGTTGAGCTTGGGGGTATTTTCAATCTGGCCAGAAGGCTTTTAG
- the putP gene encoding sodium/proline symporter PutP — MGHVVLSTPIVTMFIVYSLLMLYIGFYFYKQNETTEDYFLGDRSMGPVISALSAGASDMSGWLLMGLPGALYVGGLINSHIAIGLSLGALINWVFVAKRLRIYTSVIANSITISDYFETRFSDDKHILRLISAFVILIFFIFYISSGLVSGAKLFEATFGIQYNYALSIGTLIIVSYTFLGGYKAVCWTDLIQGLLMMSALIVVPIVMIIHLGGIGEGIKIIREIKPENLSFLQGSSVVAIISSLAWGLGYFGQPHILVRFMSIRSIRDVPKATTIGISWMVISLIGACVMGLLGVAYVHKFDLSLQDPEKIFIVMSQLLFNPWITGILLSAILAAVMSTASSQLLVSSSTIAEDFYATIFNKNAPQKLVMVISRLSVLGVACIAFFISTDRNASILSIVSYAWAGFGASFGSVILFSLFWSRMTRIGAIAGMLSGASTVILYDKFGKSFLDIYEIVPGFIVASIAIVVFSLFSSVRAGTKEAFETMLKEIESLKH; from the coding sequence ATGGGACATGTTGTTTTAAGCACCCCTATTGTTACGATGTTTATCGTTTATTCGCTGTTAATGCTCTATATTGGTTTTTATTTTTACAAACAAAATGAAACGACTGAAGATTATTTCTTAGGCGATCGCTCTATGGGGCCTGTGATTAGCGCTTTGAGCGCGGGAGCGAGCGATATGAGCGGGTGGCTTTTAATGGGATTACCGGGAGCTTTATATGTGGGGGGCTTAATCAACTCGCACATCGCCATAGGGTTGAGTTTGGGTGCACTCATTAACTGGGTTTTTGTGGCTAAACGCTTACGCATTTATACGAGCGTGATCGCTAATTCCATCACCATTTCAGATTATTTTGAAACGCGCTTTAGCGATGACAAACACATCTTGCGCTTGATTTCAGCTTTTGTGATTTTAATCTTTTTTATTTTTTACATTTCATCAGGGCTGGTGAGTGGGGCTAAACTCTTTGAAGCGACCTTTGGCATTCAATACAACTACGCTTTAAGCATTGGCACGCTGATCATTGTTTCTTACACCTTTTTAGGGGGGTATAAGGCGGTGTGTTGGACGGATTTGATTCAAGGGCTTTTGATGATGAGCGCTTTAATCGTGGTGCCGATCGTTATGATAATCCATCTTGGAGGGATTGGAGAGGGGATTAAGATCATTAGAGAGATCAAGCCTGAAAACCTTTCTTTCTTGCAAGGCTCTAGCGTAGTCGCCATTATTTCAAGCCTTGCTTGGGGGTTAGGCTATTTTGGACAACCCCATATTTTAGTGCGTTTCATGTCTATCCGCTCCATTAGAGATGTGCCTAAAGCGACCACTATTGGGATTTCTTGGATGGTTATTTCTTTGATTGGGGCATGCGTTATGGGGCTTTTAGGCGTTGCGTATGTGCATAAATTTGATTTGAGCTTACAAGACCCTGAAAAGATTTTCATTGTGATGAGTCAATTGCTCTTTAACCCTTGGATCACAGGCATTTTATTGAGCGCGATTTTAGCGGCGGTGATGAGTACGGCCAGTTCGCAACTGCTTGTAAGCTCTTCTACCATTGCTGAAGATTTCTATGCGACGATTTTCAATAAAAACGCCCCCCAAAAACTAGTGATGGTCATTTCTAGGCTTTCGGTTTTAGGGGTGGCTTGCATCGCTTTTTTCATTTCAACGGATAGAAACGCTAGCATCCTTAGCATCGTGAGTTACGCATGGGCTGGCTTTGGCGCGAGTTTTGGCTCTGTGATTTTATTCTCGCTTTTTTGGTCAAGAATGACGCGCATTGGCGCGATTGCTGGCATGCTCTCTGGGGCTAGCACGGTGATTTTATACGATAAATTCGGCAAAAGCTTTTTGGATATTTATGAAATCGTTCCGGGTTTTATTGTGGCGAGCATAGCCATTGTGGTGTTTAGTTTGTTTTCTAGCGTGCGAGCAGGCACTAAAGAGGCTTTTGAAACCATGCTTAAAGAAATTGAAAGCTTGAAACATTAA
- a CDS encoding type VII secretion protein, with amino-acid sequence MSRVQMDTEEVREFVGHLERFKELLNEEVNSLSNHFHNLESWQDARRDRFSEVVDNLKGTFNEFDEAAQEQIAWLKERIRVLEQDY; translated from the coding sequence ATGAGCAGAGTGCAAATGGATACCGAAGAGGTCAGGGAATTTGTAGGGCATTTAGAACGCTTTAAAGAGTTACTAAACGAGGAAGTGAACAGCTTGAGCAACCATTTCCATAATTTAGAATCATGGCAAGACGCTAGGAGAGACAGATTTAGCGAGGTGGTGGATAACTTGAAAGGCACTTTCAATGAATTTGATGAAGCCGCGCAAGAGCAAATCGCATGGCTTAAAGAGAGGATTAGGGTTTTAGAGCAAGATTATTAA
- a CDS encoding SMI1/KNR4 family protein, whose amino-acid sequence MGEIPANTELNWEFVEPLNNNALNGLEERLKIGFSDAFKDFIKRSNYGFSQWRYFMVGSESYMFKHVLNFNLEGKGLLIDFMQSLKEWLEPEEIIFANDGYGGYYLWNTTTDVVLFLDTDNGSKKALLNLKMFLKKLESRG is encoded by the coding sequence ATGGGAGAAATTCCTGCAAACACAGAACTGAATTGGGAATTTGTAGAGCCGCTCAATAACAATGCGTTGAACGGGTTAGAAGAGCGATTAAAAATAGGCTTTAGCGATGCGTTTAAGGACTTTATCAAACGATCGAACTATGGTTTTAGCCAATGGCGTTATTTCATGGTGGGCAGTGAATCCTACATGTTCAAACATGTTTTGAACTTCAATTTAGAGGGCAAGGGCTTATTGATTGATTTCATGCAGAGCTTAAAAGAATGGTTAGAGCCTGAAGAAATCATTTTTGCTAATGACGGGTATGGGGGGTATTATCTTTGGAATACCACCACTGATGTGGTGCTGTTTTTAGACACCGATAATGGTTCAAAAAAAGCGCTATTAAATCTTAAAATGTTTTTAAAAAAATTGGAATCAAGGGGTTAA
- a CDS encoding bifunctional proline dehydrogenase/L-glutamate gamma-semialdehyde dehydrogenase: MQKIIDDSLELAKKLQDNISNHLSEQEKAFHSKMQKLLNNPENKVMLIELMDRSFRCLDNKARFEMIEHVLDKYKSREIFSPFEKLLLMGFLSFGKMLPDMSVPFFVNKIRSDTKTMVLDQEESQLKERILKRKNEKIILNVNFIGEEVLGEEEASARFEKYSQALKSNYIQYISIKITTIFSQINILDFEYSKKEIVKRLDALYALALEEEKKQGMPKFINLDMEEFRDLELTVESFMESIAKFDLNAGIVLQAYIPDSYEYLKKLHAFSKERVLKGLKPIKIRFVKGANMESEETIASVKDWALPTFSNKQDTDSNYNKMLDFVLEGDNYKYIHIGAASHNIFEIAYVYTRIHALNDPVVLEHFSFEMLEGMSLQASQELKEMHKLILYAPVCDEAHFNNAIAYLVRRLDENTSSDNFMKAFFNLKVGTSEWKDQEQRFLNSLKGIATLDNATHRTQDRNAKQSGHTTYPNHSFKNESDTDFILKANREWAKKVREKMHNAPILELYPEMDGRFEDPNLTPLEVFDRIHHKKIASVHLADKEAILKALEVAKSDKSHFSQKSFTEIHALLSQTAQLFRERRGDLVGISALEVGKTFAETDAEVSEAIDFLEFYPYSLRVLQEQNKKTKFTPKGVGVVIAPWNFPVGISVGTIAAPLAAGNRVIYKPSSLSSVTGYKLCECFWDAGVPRDALIYLPSKGSDISEHLLKDESIQFAVLTGGEDTAYKMLKANPTLALSAETGGKNATIVSKMADRDQAIKNVIHSAFSNSGQKCSATSLLVLEKEVYEDENFKKTLIDATLSLSVGDPFDFKNKIGTLADKPNEKVIKAIDELKSYENYEIPVSFVNDNPYLMKPSIKYGTKKGDFTHQTELFTPILSVMEAKDLDEAIEIVNSTGYGLTSALESLDEREWEYYLERIEAGNIYINKPTTGAIVLRQPFGGVKKSAVGFGRKVGIFNYITQFVGIHQEEEDENALKNPLSEALEGLTQKGYDEHTHELKHAIFMAKSYAYHYKHEFSQTKDYVKIRGEDNLFSYTKVKSVGYRITEKDTLSDMLGVALACLISQIPLTLSIENERANKDLTFFLECLKALQANAPIVYESLQKFSEKLNAFNRVRYLKSDLDLLHEQASALGMVLATAKPCLNGRFELLYYHLERSISISYHRYGNLGSRVLRQHPCRNSCCAEK; the protein is encoded by the coding sequence ATGCAAAAAATCATTGACGATTCACTAGAATTAGCTAAAAAACTGCAAGATAATATCAGTAACCATTTGAGCGAGCAAGAAAAAGCGTTCCACTCTAAAATGCAAAAGCTTTTAAACAACCCTGAAAACAAAGTCATGCTCATAGAGCTTATGGATCGGAGTTTTAGATGCCTGGACAATAAAGCCCGCTTTGAAATGATTGAGCATGTTTTGGACAAATACAAAAGCCGTGAGATTTTTTCTCCGTTTGAAAAATTGCTTTTAATGGGGTTTTTAAGCTTTGGGAAAATGCTCCCTGATATGAGCGTGCCTTTCTTTGTCAATAAAATCAGAAGCGACACGAAAACGATGGTCTTGGATCAAGAAGAGAGCCAATTAAAAGAGCGGATTTTAAAAAGAAAAAATGAAAAAATCATTTTGAATGTGAATTTTATTGGCGAAGAGGTTTTAGGCGAAGAAGAAGCTAGTGCGCGTTTTGAAAAATACTCTCAAGCCCTAAAATCCAACTACATCCAATACATTTCCATTAAAATCACGACGATTTTTTCTCAAATCAATATCCTTGATTTTGAATACTCTAAAAAAGAGATTGTCAAACGCTTAGACGCTCTTTATGCCCTAGCTTTAGAAGAAGAAAAAAAGCAAGGCATGCCTAAATTTATTAATTTGGATATGGAGGAATTTAGGGATTTAGAGCTTACGGTGGAGTCTTTTATGGAATCCATCGCTAAATTTGATTTGAACGCCGGTATTGTGTTGCAAGCTTATATCCCTGATTCTTATGAATATTTGAAAAAACTGCATGCTTTTTCTAAAGAAAGGGTTTTAAAAGGGTTAAAGCCCATTAAAATCCGCTTTGTTAAGGGAGCGAACATGGAGAGCGAAGAGACGATCGCTTCCGTGAAAGACTGGGCGTTACCCACATTTTCTAATAAACAAGACACCGACTCTAATTACAATAAAATGCTGGATTTTGTTTTAGAGGGCGATAATTATAAATACATTCATATCGGTGCAGCGAGCCACAATATTTTTGAAATCGCTTACGTTTATACGCGCATCCATGCCCTTAACGACCCTGTTGTGTTAGAGCATTTCAGCTTTGAAATGCTAGAGGGCATGAGCTTGCAAGCGAGCCAGGAACTAAAAGAGATGCACAAACTCATTCTTTATGCGCCGGTGTGCGATGAAGCACATTTTAACAATGCGATCGCTTACTTGGTGAGGAGACTAGATGAAAACACCTCAAGCGATAATTTCATGAAAGCTTTCTTCAACCTCAAAGTAGGCACGAGCGAATGGAAAGACCAAGAACAACGCTTTTTAAACAGCCTTAAAGGAATCGCTACTTTAGACAACGCCACCCACAGGACTCAAGATAGGAACGCCAAACAAAGCGGGCATACCACTTACCCAAACCACTCCTTTAAAAACGAAAGCGATACCGATTTTATTTTAAAAGCCAACCGAGAATGGGCTAAAAAAGTGCGCGAGAAAATGCATAACGCCCCTATTTTAGAGCTTTACCCAGAGATGGATGGGAGGTTTGAAGATCCTAATTTAACCCCTTTAGAAGTCTTTGATAGAATCCATCATAAAAAAATCGCTAGTGTGCATTTAGCGGATAAGGAAGCGATTTTAAAAGCCCTAGAAGTGGCTAAAAGCGATAAGAGTCATTTCAGTCAAAAAAGCTTCACAGAAATCCATGCTTTATTGAGTCAAACCGCTCAGCTTTTTAGAGAAAGAAGAGGCGATTTAGTAGGGATTTCGGCTTTAGAAGTGGGTAAGACTTTCGCTGAAACGGACGCTGAAGTGAGCGAAGCCATTGACTTTTTAGAGTTTTATCCTTACAGCTTAAGGGTGTTGCAAGAGCAAAATAAAAAAACGAAATTCACCCCTAAAGGCGTGGGTGTGGTCATTGCCCCTTGGAATTTCCCTGTGGGCATTTCTGTAGGCACTATCGCTGCCCCCCTAGCTGCGGGCAATCGGGTGATTTACAAGCCCTCAAGTTTGTCTAGCGTAACGGGTTATAAGCTTTGTGAGTGCTTTTGGGATGCGGGCGTGCCTAGAGATGCGCTCATTTACTTGCCCTCTAAAGGGAGCGATATTAGCGAACACCTTTTAAAAGATGAAAGCATCCAGTTTGCCGTTTTAACAGGGGGCGAAGACACCGCTTATAAAATGTTAAAAGCTAACCCCACTTTAGCCTTGAGCGCTGAAACAGGCGGTAAAAACGCCACCATTGTGAGCAAAATGGCAGACAGAGACCAGGCGATTAAGAATGTTATCCATTCAGCTTTTAGCAATTCGGGGCAAAAATGCTCCGCCACTTCGCTTTTAGTGTTGGAAAAAGAAGTCTATGAAGATGAGAACTTTAAAAAGACTCTAATAGATGCGACTTTAAGCCTTAGCGTGGGCGATCCTTTTGATTTCAAAAACAAAATCGGCACTCTAGCGGACAAGCCCAATGAAAAGGTCATCAAAGCCATAGATGAATTGAAAAGCTATGAAAATTACGAAATCCCGGTAAGCTTTGTCAATGATAACCCCTATTTGATGAAGCCAAGCATCAAATACGGCACCAAAAAAGGCGATTTCACGCACCAAACTGAGCTTTTTACGCCCATTTTATCCGTGATGGAAGCAAAAGATTTAGACGAAGCGATAGAGATAGTCAATTCTACCGGTTACGGGCTGACTAGCGCGTTAGAGTCTTTGGACGAAAGGGAGTGGGAATATTATTTAGAACGCATTGAAGCCGGTAATATCTATATCAACAAACCCACCACAGGAGCGATCGTTTTGCGCCAGCCTTTTGGAGGGGTTAAAAAATCCGCTGTGGGGTTTGGGAGGAAGGTGGGCATTTTTAACTATATCACGCAATTTGTGGGTATCCACCAAGAAGAAGAAGATGAAAACGCTCTAAAAAACCCCTTAAGCGAAGCTTTAGAGGGCTTGACTCAAAAAGGCTATGATGAGCATACGCATGAGTTGAAGCACGCGATTTTTATGGCAAAGAGCTACGCTTATCATTACAAGCATGAATTCAGCCAAACTAAAGACTATGTCAAAATCAGAGGCGAAGACAACCTCTTTTCCTACACTAAAGTTAAAAGCGTGGGCTATCGCATCACCGAAAAGGACACTTTAAGCGACATGTTAGGCGTGGCTCTAGCGTGTTTAATCTCTCAAATCCCTTTAACGCTCAGCATAGAAAACGAACGAGCGAACAAAGATTTAACCTTTTTTTTAGAATGCTTAAAAGCACTCCAAGCAAACGCCCCTATCGTTTATGAAAGCTTGCAAAAATTTAGCGAGAAGTTGAACGCTTTCAATCGTGTCCGTTATCTCAAAAGCGATTTGGATTTATTGCACGAACAAGCGAGCGCTTTAGGGATGGTTTTAGCCACGGCTAAACCCTGCTTGAATGGGCGTTTTGAATTGCTGTATTACCACTTAGAGCGATCGATTAGCATTTCTTATCATCGTTACGGGAATTTAGGCTCAAGGGTTTTAAGGCAACACCCTTGCCGCAATTCATGTTGTGCTGAAAAATAA